One Desulfobacterales bacterium genomic window, GAGAACGAGCGTGACCGGTCCGCTATTAACCAGTGAGACTTCCATCATCGCGCGAAAGCGGCCGGTTTGAACAGCTATACCTTTCTGTCGAACCTTATCGGCAAAATATTCATATAATTTATCTGCAACTTCAGGGTCGGCGGCATCTATAAACGATGGCCGTCTTCCTCTGCGGCAATCCCCCAGTAAGGTAAATTGAGAGACCACCAGCAGTTCGGCGCCGATTTCGATAAGAGACCGGTTCATCTTGCCGTATTCGTCTTCAAATATTCTTAAGTTGGTGATCTTATCGGCAAGATAATCAACGTCGGCGGTTTCATCTCCTTTTGCAACCCCGAGTAAAACCAGGAGGCCGTGGCCCATTTTTGCAATCACTTTATTTTCTATGATGACACTGCTTTCACTGACGCGTTGTACGACGGCTCTCATTTTCAGCTCCCTTTTGGGGCAGAACGTATTTGGGTTTTAAGATTAATTTTTTGAGGTTTTGTCTAAAAAATCAGAAAATGGATTATGAAATGGGACTTTCTTTTGTTGTTTTGTGTTGCGCTTGTTAAGTTGGCCCGAACGGCGAGGTTGCGGCCGAATCTGATTTTCGGAAACATTTTTCATGGATAACGATATCCTGTTCCGTTTCAGGTCCACAGCCAAAACTGTTACCCGTACTTTCTGGTGAACCTTAACAATCTTC contains:
- the dtd gene encoding D-aminoacyl-tRNA deacylase, which codes for MRAVVQRVSESSVIIENKVIAKMGHGLLVLLGVAKGDETADVDYLADKITNLRIFEDEYGKMNRSLIEIGAELLVVSQFTLLGDCRRGRRPSFIDAADPEVADKLYEYFADKVRQKGIAVQTGRFRAMMEVSLVNSGPVTLVLDSKG